GGTGTCGCAGCCCTTACCCTTGTCCCAGGTGCCGCCCCGCTCCAGCTGGTATTCCCGTTCCGAAACGTCATTATGGAGACAATAGCCCGCAATGTGTTTGGGTGCATCGGCTTCAGCAACGTAACTGGCCCGTTTCCTGATCACAACAGCCAACTCTACTTCCCAGTCGGTTTTAGTCGAATCGGGCGGGATAACAATCACATCGTTGGGGCCGCAGAGGGCCGACGTTGCTTTCAGGAAAACGACGGGTTCGGTGGGAATAGCCGCGCCGGTTTCGCGGGCATGGTCTTCGTAATTTAGACCGATGCACACGATTTTGGACGGACGGGCCACCGGGCACCCCAGCCGGGTATCGGGCGAAACAACGGGCAGTATGCCGTTGGTGATGCCGGGCCGTTCCAGGTGATGCCGTAGCCGCTCCAAGCCATCACCCGCAAAGAAATCATCGGTATAATCCGGCACAATGGCCGATACATCCAGCCAGGTGTTTTCCAGAATAATGCCCGGCTTTTCGGCTCCCGGTTCGCCAAATCGAATCAGTTTCATGGGTGCTGTCAGGTGTTTAATTTACTGAATCCGCCATCCAGCGGGTAATCGCAGCCGGTGATAAAGCCCGCTTCGTCCGAACACAGGTACAAGGCCAGCATGGCTACTTCGTCGGGGGTACCCATCCGACCGATGGGCTGACTTTGGGCCAGCTTGTCGAACATTTCGGCGCGGGTATCGGGGTAATTTTCCGTCAGAAAGCCATCGACAAAGGGTGTGTGAATCCGGGCCGGCGAAATACTGTTGCATCGAATCCTGTCGGCCATATAGTCCCGCGCTACCGATAGCGTCATGGCCTGTACGGCTCCTTTGCTCATGGAATAGGCAAAGCGGTCGGGAATGCCGACCAGGGCCGCTACCGACGACATATTCAGGATGACCCCGCCCCCCCGGTGCTGCATGAGCGGCACGGCGGCAAACAGGCAGTTATACACGCCCTTCACGTTCACGCTCAGGATTCGTTCTACATCGGCTTCGGTTGTAGCATCGAGTCGCCCAACGTGGGCAATCCCGGCGTTATTGACCAGAATGTCCACGTTCTTAACTTTTCGGAAAACGTTCAGCACCGGGATTTGCTGGCTTACGTCGCAGGTGTGGGCATACGCCCGGCCACCCGCCTGGGCAATGCTGGCAACGACCGCTTCGGCGGCTGTAGCATTCCGTTCCAAAATATGCACGGCTGCTCCCTGCCGGGCAAATAGCTGTGCAATGGCCTGGCCAATGCCGCTGCCGCCCCCCGTGATAATAGCTGTTTTATTGGCTAAGGATAACATAAATGGTGAGGGTTATTTGGCTATTGGTGTAAGGGATTTATCAGTCAGGCAAACGTCTGTTTACAGATTTACGCCCCGCTGCCAAGGGATAAAATCATTTTGGCCCAGGCACTCAGATTTGGTGTGGATAGAACCGGAAGCTACGTCAATTAGCCAGCGGAGAAGCCTACTGCCAGTTTGCACAATGGTTTCTTCACCCGCTACGATCAGCCCCGCATCGAAGTCGATGATGTCGGGCATCCGGGTGGACAGCCGGGTGTTGGTTGCTATTTTGGCGGTGGGCGTGATGGGGTTGCCGGTGGGGGTTCCCAGGCCCGTTGTGAACACAATCAGGGTAGCTCCCGAAGCGGCCATGCCGGTGGTGGCCAGCACGTCATTGCCTGGGGTACACAGCAGGTGCAACCCCGACCGGCTAGGAAGTTCAGTGTAATCGAGTAC
Above is a window of Spirosoma sp. SC4-14 DNA encoding:
- a CDS encoding fumarylacetoacetate hydrolase family protein, whose product is MKLIRFGEPGAEKPGIILENTWLDVSAIVPDYTDDFFAGDGLERLRHHLERPGITNGILPVVSPDTRLGCPVARPSKIVCIGLNYEDHARETGAAIPTEPVVFLKATSALCGPNDVIVIPPDSTKTDWEVELAVVIRKRASYVAEADAPKHIAGYCLHNDVSEREYQLERGGTWDKGKGCDTFAPIGPWLVTPDEIGDVDNLRLWLTVNGQTRQDGNTQTMIFKVPQLIAYVSRFMTLLPGDIISTGTPPGVGLGLKPPRYLQPGDQVELGIDGLGHARQSVVAYSSSV
- a CDS encoding glucose 1-dehydrogenase, whose protein sequence is MLSLANKTAIITGGGSGIGQAIAQLFARQGAAVHILERNATAAEAVVASIAQAGGRAYAHTCDVSQQIPVLNVFRKVKNVDILVNNAGIAHVGRLDATTEADVERILSVNVKGVYNCLFAAVPLMQHRGGGVILNMSSVAALVGIPDRFAYSMSKGAVQAMTLSVARDYMADRIRCNSISPARIHTPFVDGFLTENYPDTRAEMFDKLAQSQPIGRMGTPDEVAMLALYLCSDEAGFITGCDYPLDGGFSKLNT